A region of the Lysobacter sp. K5869 genome:
CTCGCTGCGCAAGTTCGACACCCACACCGCCGAGGAAGTGCGGCGCGACGACCGCGACGACGTCGCCGAACTCAAGACCGTGCGCCTGCTCGGCCATTTTCCCATCGTCGGCACGCGCGTGGCCGAGGCGCGGCCGCGCGCGATCGGGCGCATGCCGGTGCGCGAGGAGGATCTGGAAGGCTATCGGATCTGGCGCGCGGCTTTCGATCAGGGCGAAGCCGGGGTGTTCACTCTGGCGTTGGAAGAGATCTGACGGCGAGTCGCTCGAACCGATCTGGCTTCCGACCTGAGGGCGACGCGGCGAACGACCGCGCTCGACCAGTGTCGCGGCGATCCGCCGATCCACCGAAAACCTTCGCGAGCGGGCGATACGAACCCGCGCGCAGCGCCTTCGTGCGCGGCGAACGCGCGAGCCGCGCTCAGCGCGCCGACGGCTCCGCCTCCGGCGCGGCATCGGCCACCGGTGCCGGCGGCGAGGCCGGCACTTCCGCCGGCGCGGCGATGGTCTGCGTCGCCACCGGCGCGGCCACGCGCTCGGGCGGCGCCATCATCCGCGCCTTGCGCCAGCCGCCCCAGCGGTAATACGCCATCGCCATCAGCATCGAGCACAGCGCGCTGACCGGAAAGCTCCACCACAGCGCGTCCATGCCCAGCACCGGCTGCAGGAACGTCGCGAACGGCACGCGGATGCCCCACAGCGCCGAGCCCAGGATCAGCAGCGGCGGAATCACCGCGCCGGTGGCGCGGACCACGCCGGACAGCACGAAGGTCACGCCGAAGAACAGGAACGAGAACACCGCGATGTGGTTGAGGTGGCGCGCGATCTCGAACGAGGCGCTGCCGTCGGGCAGGAACAGCGCCAGGGTGTAGCGGTCGAACAGGATCAGCGGCGCGATCAGCGCGCCGGTCATCAGGAAATTGAACAAGGTGCCGGTGCGCGCGGCCGCGTCGACCCGGTCCCAGCGCCCCGCGCCGACGCTCTGCGCGGCGATCGACGAACACGCCGCGCCGATCGCCATCGCCGGCATCTGCACGTAGGTCCACAGCTGCAGCGCGGCGCCGTAGCCCGCGGCGATGGCGGTGCCGTGGGCGTTGACCAAGCGGATCATCGCGATCATCGCCAGCGAGATCAGCACCATCTGCAGGCCCATCGGCACGCCCTTGACGATCAGCGCGCGCAGCACCGCCGGATCGATCTTGAGCAGATGCGCGTCGCCGCGGCCCAGCCACAGCACGTGGCGCTTGCGCCGCAGGTGGATCAGCAGCGCGGCGAGGCTGAGGCCTTGGCCGATGAAGGTCGACAGCGCCGAACCGGCGATGCCCAGCGCGGGCACCGGCCCCCAGCCGAAGATCAGCAGCGGGTTGAGCACGATGTCGAGCGCGACCGACATCAACAGGAAGCGGAACGGCGTGCGCGAATCGCCGAGGCCGCGCAGCGCCGAGGACAGGAACGCGAACGCGTAGATGAAGGGGATCGAGAGGAAGATCACCCGCAGGTAGCGTTCGGCCAGCGGCAGCGCGGCGGGCGGCGTGCCCATGCCGCGCAGGATCGCGTCGGCGAAGAACCAGCCGATCGCCGCGATCGCCACCGACAAGCCGAGGAAGAAGCTCGCGCTGGTGCCCATGATCCGGCGCGCCCTGGCCGTGTCCTGCGCGCCGGTCGCTTGGCCGATCAAGATCGTCGCCGCCATGCCGATGCCGAACATCGAGCCGATCAGGAAGAACATGATGTTGTTGGCGTTGGCCGTCGCGGTCAGCGCGGCCTCGCCGAGGTAGCGGCCGACCCAGATCGAATTGATCGAGCCGTTGAGCGATTGCGCGGCGTTGCCGGCCATGATCGGCAGCGCGAAGGAAATCATGGTGCGGCCGATCGGGCCTTCGGTCAGCAGGTGGCTGCCGCGGGGAGCGCTGGGGGCCATGTCGGTTCCGGGGCGGGGCGGGCGAGGGCGGCAGTATGACGCGCGCCGGGGTTAGCGCGTCGTCGGCGAATGCGCGAAGCGTGGCGCGATCGGTCGATATCTGCACGCGCCTGCGCCGCGCGGCGGCGACGGACGGCGCCGTCGCATCGGCGCAACGCGCGCGGTGGTATCGTTGAAGCAGAATGAGCAAGCAAGACGAAACGACGAATTCGCCGGTGCAGGCGACGGTGCGGCTGGACCTGTGGCTGTGGGCCGCGCGCTTCTTCAAGACCCGCGCGCTGGCGCGGCAGGCGGTGGAGACCGGCAAGGTCGAGGTCGGCGGCCAACGCGCCAAGGCCTCGCGCGCGGTGCGCCTGGGCGATGCGCTGAAAGTGGCGCGCGGCGAGGAACACTTCGAGATCGCGGTGACCGGTCTGAGCGACACGCGCGGATCGGCCAGCGTGGCGCAGACGCTTTATGCCGAGACCGAGGCCTCGCGCTTGGCGCGCGAGCAGGCGAGGGCGCTGCGCGCGGCCGAGCGCAACGGGTATCGGGCGCCGGAGACCAAGCCGGATAAGCGGGCGCGGCGGTTGATCAAGGCGTTGGGGGATATCGACGCGTTGTAGCGGGTGAGGGGCGTTGCGACGAAGCGCCGGGTTCTCTCGCTTGGGAACGATGGCGGTAGTTTTCGCGGCGTCTCTTTCCGTTCGTCATTTCCGCGAAAGCGGGGAGCCAGAGACTTCAGAGCCGTGCCCCGATAACGCCCTGGGTTCCCGCGTTCGCGGGAACGACGACAGGTGGATTCGTGGCATCTTTTTCCGCGTGTCATCCCGGCGCGAGCGTGGCCGAAGATTTTAGCGCCCAGCCGCGATACCCCTCGACGCAGACACACGAACGGCCGCGCAAGGCGGCCGTTCGGCGAATCCCGGTGCGCGCGCCGGGCGAAAGAAACTCAGCGCTTGCCGCCGAGCAGGCTGCCGCCGATCTTGAGAAGGTCGCCCAGGCCGAGCTGGCCGTCGCCGTCCTGATCCAGCACCGCGCCGAGCAGGCCGCCGGCGCCGCCTTGCTGCTGGATGCGCTGATGTTCCTGGCCGAGCGCGTCGCCGAGCTGCTGCGGACTGGCCGCAGCCTGATTGCCGCCGGAGAACATGCGCTGGGCGAGGTAGGACAGCACGATCGGGGCGAGGATCTTCAGCAGCGTGTTGGCTTGGCCGCCGCCGAGGCCGGTGCTCTGGCCCAGGCCCTGCGCCGCGGTGTCCTCGCGGCCGCCGAAGATGTG
Encoded here:
- a CDS encoding RNA-binding S4 domain-containing protein, which gives rise to MSKQDETTNSPVQATVRLDLWLWAARFFKTRALARQAVETGKVEVGGQRAKASRAVRLGDALKVARGEEHFEIAVTGLSDTRGSASVAQTLYAETEASRLAREQARALRAAERNGYRAPETKPDKRARRLIKALGDIDAL
- a CDS encoding DUF937 domain-containing protein gives rise to the protein MSASLTDDLLNQLQGQPLAQIGSQLGLSESQTQGAVSQALPLLLGALGRNASQPEGAQALFGALQRDHADAAGGGAAGLDLGSVLGAVLGGGGGRQTDGAGILGHIFGGREDTAAQGLGQSTGLGGGQANTLLKILAPIVLSYLAQRMFSGGNQAAASPQQLGDALGQEHQRIQQQGGAGGLLGAVLDQDGDGQLGLGDLLKIGGSLLGGKR
- a CDS encoding MATE family efflux transporter is translated as MAPSAPRGSHLLTEGPIGRTMISFALPIMAGNAAQSLNGSINSIWVGRYLGEAALTATANANNIMFFLIGSMFGIGMAATILIGQATGAQDTARARRIMGTSASFFLGLSVAIAAIGWFFADAILRGMGTPPAALPLAERYLRVIFLSIPFIYAFAFLSSALRGLGDSRTPFRFLLMSVALDIVLNPLLIFGWGPVPALGIAGSALSTFIGQGLSLAALLIHLRRKRHVLWLGRGDAHLLKIDPAVLRALIVKGVPMGLQMVLISLAMIAMIRLVNAHGTAIAAGYGAALQLWTYVQMPAMAIGAACSSIAAQSVGAGRWDRVDAAARTGTLFNFLMTGALIAPLILFDRYTLALFLPDGSASFEIARHLNHIAVFSFLFFGVTFVLSGVVRATGAVIPPLLILGSALWGIRVPFATFLQPVLGMDALWWSFPVSALCSMLMAMAYYRWGGWRKARMMAPPERVAAPVATQTIAAPAEVPASPPAPVADAAPEAEPSAR